The following proteins are encoded in a genomic region of Gossypium hirsutum isolate 1008001.06 chromosome D05, Gossypium_hirsutum_v2.1, whole genome shotgun sequence:
- the LOC107907347 gene encoding protein NUCLEAR FUSION DEFECTIVE 4 has product MPPIFLQWLSLVAMILLQSINGTNSNFPAYSSQLKHLLSMSQIQLNNLAFASDAGKLFGWLSGIAANYLPMWLVLILGSSLGLVGYGVQYLLLIGRVSNLPYGAIFFLAMLAGNSICWINTVCYLVAIRNFPLDGQLVIGLTGSYQGLSAKIYTDIVDVIYPSSNVKRARAYLLLSSILPLIVSVINAPLVRVIKVMKTKRAKDAFIFILVITIATGAFAVMGSIGSTSSLLSPFASAVGMLTLLLAPLLIPLGLGLRHQIKQLAEEKVHIEEINNVSMDKMESGVKLDISEIISESPSESFDLSFSSTSEEFNGEIRESNNGDDRISETNEVISVIEEIGVKVMLRRLNFWLYFFVYLFGVTLALVFFNNLGQIAESRGRSASSLVSLSSSFGFFGRLVPSIVEYFVSRRKYMISRPAFVVALMAPTGAAFFLLLANDTSVLWLYISTAIIGVCSGAITTISVSLTTELFGTKNFGVNHNVLVVNIPIGSLLFGYLAAVVYHKEGNAEGKCFGMECYRKTFSLWGTLCFIGTFLALILYARTRKFYNSQ; this is encoded by the exons ATGCCTCCAATTTTCCTTCAATGGCTTAGTCTAGTTGCGATGAttttgcttcaatccataaatggAACTAACTCAAATTTCCCGGCTTACTCATCCCAACTCAAGCATCTCCTCTCCATGTCACAAATTCAGCTCAATAACCTTGCCTTTGCCTCTGATGCCGGTAAGTTGTTCGGGTGGCTTTCAGGCATAGCTGCCAATTACTTGCCCATGTGGCTGGTCCTTATCCTCGGTTCATCTCTCGGGCTGGTTGGTTATGGAGTGCAATATCTCCTCCTCATAGGCCGTGTCTCCAACTTGCCATATGGTGCCATTTTCTTCCTCGCTATGCTAGCAGGAAATAGCATTTGTTGGATCAACACCGTTTGCTACCTCGTTGCCATTAGAAACTTCCCCCTCGACGGCCAACTCGTCATAGGATTGACAGGTAGCTACCAGGGATTAAGTGCAAAAATCTATACAGATATTGTGGATGTCATCTACCCTTCTTCAAACGTGAAGAGAGCCAGAGCCTATCTTTTACTCAGCTCTATCTTACCCCTCATAGTTAGTGTCATAAATGCACCATTAGTTAGAGTTATTAAAGTTATGAAGACAAAGAGGGCCAAAGATGCATTTATATTCATTCTTGTCATAACAATAGCCACAGGAGCCTTTGCTGTCATGGGCAGTATAGGATCAACATCAAGCTTGTTATCACCATTTGCTAGTGCTGTTGGAATGCTAACGTTGCTATTAGCCCCACTTTTAATCCCCTTAGGTTTGGGACTAAGACATCAAATTAAGCAACTTGCAGAGGAAAAAGTTCATATAGAGGAGATTAATAATGTTTCTATGGACAAAATGGAGAGTGGGGTGAAATTAGATATCAGTGAAATCATAAGTGAGAGCCCAAGTGAAAGTTTCGATTTAAGTTTTAGTTCTACTAGTGAAGAATTTAATGGAGAGATAAGAGAAAGCAATAATGGAGATGATAGGATAAGTGAAACAAACGAGGTAATTAGTGTGATAGAGGAGATCGGTGTGAAGGTGATGCTAAGGAGATTGAACTTTTGGTTATATTTCTTTGTTTATCTTTTCGGTGTTACACTGGCCTTGGTTTTCTTCAACAACTTAGGACAAATAGCTGAATCTCGAGGGCGTTCAGCTTCTTCTCTTGTTTCATTATCTTCTTCGTTTGGTTTCTTTGGCCGTCTCGTACCATCAATCGTGGAATACTTTGTCTCAAG GAGAAAATACATGATATCGAGACCAGCATTTGTGGTGGCATTAATGGCACCAACAGGAGCAGCCTTCTTCTTATTACTTGCCAACGACACCAGCGTACTATGGCTTTATATTAGCACCGCCATTATAGGAGTGTGTTCGGGGGCAATTACTACCATATCTGTATCTTTAACGACGGAACTATTCGGGACCAAAAATTTTGGCGTCAACCATAATGTTTTGGTGGTCAATATTCCCATCGGATCCTTACTCTTTGGTTACCTAGCAGCTGTTGTTTATCACAAAGAAGGAAATGCAGAGGGGAAATGCTTTGGCATGGAATGCTACAGAAAGACCTTTAGTTTGTGGGGTACGCTTTGTTTTATTGGAACCTTCCTCGCTTTAATCCTTTACGCTCGTACCCGAAAGTTTTACAACTCGCAATGA
- the LOC107907348 gene encoding mediator of RNA polymerase II transcription subunit 17 isoform X2, with the protein MEGNLEISLDKLPVKRLDAIEENGLERYPPESSYDEKRVSLIRRIDFAWAVEEDEEKERKKKQKKNSSKDASATWQWQSMVENLQLAHQELSVIIDLINTHLGKYFKQSANALEQQIAREARFYGALIRLQQNWKVKRQRVAGPGPASSNEGFSIDLFDNSLYSSTPMSRPSSLSSIRVEHDSAGMLSINLPPNSCHSLHFGFLGVHSADIPKEFNKIRTHGSVGQHTRNTEKESMSDDEYVKETHLLLRDVHQSIFNDQVFDMLNCEAFNQSVGVNVTGMRENYLQLSIGQGTSLFISLVPSSEGDNQAVDTANTQNVDSAIVPLDSFDEVKFGERKHDTPTMKKKWGFPHRISCEIYLQQIVHEHAFLKAKDKPNLSGTPVSGQSGKDGPGLLGHFCLSLAHRIFSSRVLIELENVVCRVPYLHLMTHPTWHSRKSSWTIFMKVPQSILHAESQSPRSDFQNIKDVIKSQFHTKVVLSDDRINVEGEGAPNVVGLFKRSSEDICSVNKYDCDLADLPVILLQQVASQVIRWLHEEALMVGIKTNRYFLSLAFDLEQGESVSLVAHVDPEDIQGGISWWLVMEDGFAEDWKLQMEIYDGTPEYRKFLGHLNLDVLYSTMMDLVTLSDGGGNH; encoded by the exons ATGGAGGGGAACCTAGAAATCTCCttggataagcttcccgttaaaCGCCTCGACGCCATCGAGGAAAACGGCCTCGAGCGATACCCTCC CGAGTCTAGCTACGACGAGAAGCGAGTGTCGCTTATACGGCGAATAGACTTCGCGTGGGCGGTGGAGGAAGACGAAGAAAAGGAGAGAAAGAAGAAGCAAAAGAAGAATAGTTCTAAAGATGCCTCCGCCACGTGGCAGTGGCAGAGCATGGTGGAGAATCTCCAATTGGCTCATCAGGAGCTTTCCGTCATCATCGACCTTATCAACACT CATCTGGGAAAATACTTCAAACAGTCTGCCAATGCTTTGGAACAGCAGATTGCTAGGGAAGCAAGATTTTATGGTGCTCTAATCAG ATTGCAGCAAAATTGGAAAGTTAAACGACAGCGAGTGGCAGGTCCAGGCCCAGCTTCTAGCAATGAAGGCTTCTCTATTGATCTTTTTGATAATTCATTATATAGTTCAACACCAATGTCTCGCCCGTCTTCTTTATCTTCTATACGTGTTGAACATGATTCAGCTGGGATGTTGTCTATCAACTTACCTCCAAATTCATGCCACTCTCTTCATTTTGGTTTTCTTGGTGTGCATTCTGCTGATATACCAAAAGAATTTAATAAGATCAGGACCCATGGCTCGGTTGGGCAGCACACAAGAAACACTGAGAAAGAATCAATGAGCGATGATGAGTATGTCAAAGAAACACATTTGCTCCTTCGCGATGTTCATCAATCAATCTTCAATGATCAG GTATTTGACATGTTGAATTGTGAAGCATTCAACCAATCTGTTGGAGTCAATGTAACTGGAATGCGAGAAAATTATCTACAATTGAGCATAGGTCAAGGAACCTCTCTATTCATATCACTTGTGCCATCTAGTGAGGGTGACAATCAGGCTGTTGACACTGCCAATACGCAGAATGTAGATTCTGCAATTGTACCTTTGGACTCGTTTGATGAGGTGAAATTCGGAGAACGAAAACATGATACTCCTACAATGAAAAAGAAATGGGGTTTCCCTCATCGTATCAGTTGTGAAATTTATCTGCAGCAAATTGTTCATGAACATGCATTTCTAAAAGCAAAGGATAAACCAAATTTATCTGGTACTCCAGTATCTGGCCAATCAGGAAAGGATGGACCTGGTCTTCTGGGTCATTTCTGTCTGTCTCTGGCTCATAGAATCTTTTCGAGCAGAGTTCTTATAGAGCTGGAAAATGTG GTATGCAGGGTTCCATATCTCCATTTAATGACCCACCCAACTTGGCATTCACGGAAATCATCTTGGACAATCTTTATGAAAGTTCCTCAGTCCATTCTTCATGCAGAGTCCCAATCCCCAAGATCAGACTTCCAGAACATTAAGGATGttataaaatcacaatttcataccaAGGTGGTGCTGAGTGATGACCGTATAAATGTTGAAGGGGAAGGTGCTCCTAATGTTGTTGGCCTGTTCAAAAGAAGCTCTGAGGACATATGTTCTGTAAACAAATATGACTGCGACTTGGCTGATCTTCCTGTTATATTACTTCAGCAG GTTGCAAGCCAAGTTATTCGTTGGCTTCATGAGGAAGCTCTTATGGTGGGAATAAAAACAAACAGATATTTTCTGAGCTTGGCTTTTGATCTAGAACAGGGGGAGAGTGTTAGCCTGGTGGCCCATGTGGACCCAGAAGACATACAAGGCGGCATCTCTTGGTGGTTAGTAATGGAAGATGGGTTTGCAGAGGATTGGAAACTTCAAATGGAAATTTATGATGGTACACCTGAGTATAGAAAATTTTTGGGTCATTTAAATTTGGATGTATTATACTCAACAATGATGGACTTGGTTACCTTGAGCGATGGAGGTGGAAACCACTGA
- the LOC107907348 gene encoding mediator of RNA polymerase II transcription subunit 17 isoform X1, with the protein MEGNLEISLDKLPVKRLDAIEENGLERYPPESSYDEKRVSLIRRIDFAWAVEEDEEKERKKKQKKNSSKDASATWQWQSMVENLQLAHQELSVIIDLINTLEANDAVTVAGMTRPKPLPNELMSDLAVSAATKLQCYRHLGKYFKQSANALEQQIAREARFYGALIRLQQNWKVKRQRVAGPGPASSNEGFSIDLFDNSLYSSTPMSRPSSLSSIRVEHDSAGMLSINLPPNSCHSLHFGFLGVHSADIPKEFNKIRTHGSVGQHTRNTEKESMSDDEYVKETHLLLRDVHQSIFNDQVFDMLNCEAFNQSVGVNVTGMRENYLQLSIGQGTSLFISLVPSSEGDNQAVDTANTQNVDSAIVPLDSFDEVKFGERKHDTPTMKKKWGFPHRISCEIYLQQIVHEHAFLKAKDKPNLSGTPVSGQSGKDGPGLLGHFCLSLAHRIFSSRVLIELENVVCRVPYLHLMTHPTWHSRKSSWTIFMKVPQSILHAESQSPRSDFQNIKDVIKSQFHTKVVLSDDRINVEGEGAPNVVGLFKRSSEDICSVNKYDCDLADLPVILLQQVASQVIRWLHEEALMVGIKTNRYFLSLAFDLEQGESVSLVAHVDPEDIQGGISWWLVMEDGFAEDWKLQMEIYDGTPEYRKFLGHLNLDVLYSTMMDLVTLSDGGGNH; encoded by the exons ATGGAGGGGAACCTAGAAATCTCCttggataagcttcccgttaaaCGCCTCGACGCCATCGAGGAAAACGGCCTCGAGCGATACCCTCC CGAGTCTAGCTACGACGAGAAGCGAGTGTCGCTTATACGGCGAATAGACTTCGCGTGGGCGGTGGAGGAAGACGAAGAAAAGGAGAGAAAGAAGAAGCAAAAGAAGAATAGTTCTAAAGATGCCTCCGCCACGTGGCAGTGGCAGAGCATGGTGGAGAATCTCCAATTGGCTCATCAGGAGCTTTCCGTCATCATCGACCTTATCAACACT TTGGAAGCTAATGATGCTGTAACGGTGGCTGGCATGACCAGGCCTAAGCCATTACCTAATGAGCTTATGTCTGATCTTGCCGTATCTGCTGCAACCAAGCTGCAATGTTACCGg CATCTGGGAAAATACTTCAAACAGTCTGCCAATGCTTTGGAACAGCAGATTGCTAGGGAAGCAAGATTTTATGGTGCTCTAATCAG ATTGCAGCAAAATTGGAAAGTTAAACGACAGCGAGTGGCAGGTCCAGGCCCAGCTTCTAGCAATGAAGGCTTCTCTATTGATCTTTTTGATAATTCATTATATAGTTCAACACCAATGTCTCGCCCGTCTTCTTTATCTTCTATACGTGTTGAACATGATTCAGCTGGGATGTTGTCTATCAACTTACCTCCAAATTCATGCCACTCTCTTCATTTTGGTTTTCTTGGTGTGCATTCTGCTGATATACCAAAAGAATTTAATAAGATCAGGACCCATGGCTCGGTTGGGCAGCACACAAGAAACACTGAGAAAGAATCAATGAGCGATGATGAGTATGTCAAAGAAACACATTTGCTCCTTCGCGATGTTCATCAATCAATCTTCAATGATCAG GTATTTGACATGTTGAATTGTGAAGCATTCAACCAATCTGTTGGAGTCAATGTAACTGGAATGCGAGAAAATTATCTACAATTGAGCATAGGTCAAGGAACCTCTCTATTCATATCACTTGTGCCATCTAGTGAGGGTGACAATCAGGCTGTTGACACTGCCAATACGCAGAATGTAGATTCTGCAATTGTACCTTTGGACTCGTTTGATGAGGTGAAATTCGGAGAACGAAAACATGATACTCCTACAATGAAAAAGAAATGGGGTTTCCCTCATCGTATCAGTTGTGAAATTTATCTGCAGCAAATTGTTCATGAACATGCATTTCTAAAAGCAAAGGATAAACCAAATTTATCTGGTACTCCAGTATCTGGCCAATCAGGAAAGGATGGACCTGGTCTTCTGGGTCATTTCTGTCTGTCTCTGGCTCATAGAATCTTTTCGAGCAGAGTTCTTATAGAGCTGGAAAATGTG GTATGCAGGGTTCCATATCTCCATTTAATGACCCACCCAACTTGGCATTCACGGAAATCATCTTGGACAATCTTTATGAAAGTTCCTCAGTCCATTCTTCATGCAGAGTCCCAATCCCCAAGATCAGACTTCCAGAACATTAAGGATGttataaaatcacaatttcataccaAGGTGGTGCTGAGTGATGACCGTATAAATGTTGAAGGGGAAGGTGCTCCTAATGTTGTTGGCCTGTTCAAAAGAAGCTCTGAGGACATATGTTCTGTAAACAAATATGACTGCGACTTGGCTGATCTTCCTGTTATATTACTTCAGCAG GTTGCAAGCCAAGTTATTCGTTGGCTTCATGAGGAAGCTCTTATGGTGGGAATAAAAACAAACAGATATTTTCTGAGCTTGGCTTTTGATCTAGAACAGGGGGAGAGTGTTAGCCTGGTGGCCCATGTGGACCCAGAAGACATACAAGGCGGCATCTCTTGGTGGTTAGTAATGGAAGATGGGTTTGCAGAGGATTGGAAACTTCAAATGGAAATTTATGATGGTACACCTGAGTATAGAAAATTTTTGGGTCATTTAAATTTGGATGTATTATACTCAACAATGATGGACTTGGTTACCTTGAGCGATGGAGGTGGAAACCACTGA
- the LOC107907348 gene encoding mediator of RNA polymerase II transcription subunit 17 isoform X3, which yields MEGNLEISLDKLPVKRLDAIEENGLERYPPESSYDEKRVSLIRRIDFAWAVEEDEEKERKKKQKKNSSKDASATWQWQSMVENLQLAHQELSVIIDLINTLEANDAVTVAGMTRPKPLPNELMSDLAVSAATKLQCYRHLGKYFKQSANALEQQIAREARFYGALIRTHGSVGQHTRNTEKESMSDDEYVKETHLLLRDVHQSIFNDQVFDMLNCEAFNQSVGVNVTGMRENYLQLSIGQGTSLFISLVPSSEGDNQAVDTANTQNVDSAIVPLDSFDEVKFGERKHDTPTMKKKWGFPHRISCEIYLQQIVHEHAFLKAKDKPNLSGTPVSGQSGKDGPGLLGHFCLSLAHRIFSSRVLIELENVVCRVPYLHLMTHPTWHSRKSSWTIFMKVPQSILHAESQSPRSDFQNIKDVIKSQFHTKVVLSDDRINVEGEGAPNVVGLFKRSSEDICSVNKYDCDLADLPVILLQQVASQVIRWLHEEALMVGIKTNRYFLSLAFDLEQGESVSLVAHVDPEDIQGGISWWLVMEDGFAEDWKLQMEIYDGTPEYRKFLGHLNLDVLYSTMMDLVTLSDGGGNH from the exons ATGGAGGGGAACCTAGAAATCTCCttggataagcttcccgttaaaCGCCTCGACGCCATCGAGGAAAACGGCCTCGAGCGATACCCTCC CGAGTCTAGCTACGACGAGAAGCGAGTGTCGCTTATACGGCGAATAGACTTCGCGTGGGCGGTGGAGGAAGACGAAGAAAAGGAGAGAAAGAAGAAGCAAAAGAAGAATAGTTCTAAAGATGCCTCCGCCACGTGGCAGTGGCAGAGCATGGTGGAGAATCTCCAATTGGCTCATCAGGAGCTTTCCGTCATCATCGACCTTATCAACACT TTGGAAGCTAATGATGCTGTAACGGTGGCTGGCATGACCAGGCCTAAGCCATTACCTAATGAGCTTATGTCTGATCTTGCCGTATCTGCTGCAACCAAGCTGCAATGTTACCGg CATCTGGGAAAATACTTCAAACAGTCTGCCAATGCTTTGGAACAGCAGATTGCTAGGGAAGCAAGATTTTATGGTGCTCTAATCAG GACCCATGGCTCGGTTGGGCAGCACACAAGAAACACTGAGAAAGAATCAATGAGCGATGATGAGTATGTCAAAGAAACACATTTGCTCCTTCGCGATGTTCATCAATCAATCTTCAATGATCAG GTATTTGACATGTTGAATTGTGAAGCATTCAACCAATCTGTTGGAGTCAATGTAACTGGAATGCGAGAAAATTATCTACAATTGAGCATAGGTCAAGGAACCTCTCTATTCATATCACTTGTGCCATCTAGTGAGGGTGACAATCAGGCTGTTGACACTGCCAATACGCAGAATGTAGATTCTGCAATTGTACCTTTGGACTCGTTTGATGAGGTGAAATTCGGAGAACGAAAACATGATACTCCTACAATGAAAAAGAAATGGGGTTTCCCTCATCGTATCAGTTGTGAAATTTATCTGCAGCAAATTGTTCATGAACATGCATTTCTAAAAGCAAAGGATAAACCAAATTTATCTGGTACTCCAGTATCTGGCCAATCAGGAAAGGATGGACCTGGTCTTCTGGGTCATTTCTGTCTGTCTCTGGCTCATAGAATCTTTTCGAGCAGAGTTCTTATAGAGCTGGAAAATGTG GTATGCAGGGTTCCATATCTCCATTTAATGACCCACCCAACTTGGCATTCACGGAAATCATCTTGGACAATCTTTATGAAAGTTCCTCAGTCCATTCTTCATGCAGAGTCCCAATCCCCAAGATCAGACTTCCAGAACATTAAGGATGttataaaatcacaatttcataccaAGGTGGTGCTGAGTGATGACCGTATAAATGTTGAAGGGGAAGGTGCTCCTAATGTTGTTGGCCTGTTCAAAAGAAGCTCTGAGGACATATGTTCTGTAAACAAATATGACTGCGACTTGGCTGATCTTCCTGTTATATTACTTCAGCAG GTTGCAAGCCAAGTTATTCGTTGGCTTCATGAGGAAGCTCTTATGGTGGGAATAAAAACAAACAGATATTTTCTGAGCTTGGCTTTTGATCTAGAACAGGGGGAGAGTGTTAGCCTGGTGGCCCATGTGGACCCAGAAGACATACAAGGCGGCATCTCTTGGTGGTTAGTAATGGAAGATGGGTTTGCAGAGGATTGGAAACTTCAAATGGAAATTTATGATGGTACACCTGAGTATAGAAAATTTTTGGGTCATTTAAATTTGGATGTATTATACTCAACAATGATGGACTTGGTTACCTTGAGCGATGGAGGTGGAAACCACTGA
- the LOC107907348 gene encoding mediator of RNA polymerase II transcription subunit 17 isoform X5, translating to MEGNLEISLDKLPVKRLDAIEENGLERYPPESSYDEKRVSLIRRIDFAWAVEEDEEKERKKKQKKNSSKDASATWQWQSMVENLQLAHQELSVIIDLINTHLGKYFKQSANALEQQIAREARFYGALIRTHGSVGQHTRNTEKESMSDDEYVKETHLLLRDVHQSIFNDQVFDMLNCEAFNQSVGVNVTGMRENYLQLSIGQGTSLFISLVPSSEGDNQAVDTANTQNVDSAIVPLDSFDEVKFGERKHDTPTMKKKWGFPHRISCEIYLQQIVHEHAFLKAKDKPNLSGTPVSGQSGKDGPGLLGHFCLSLAHRIFSSRVLIELENVVCRVPYLHLMTHPTWHSRKSSWTIFMKVPQSILHAESQSPRSDFQNIKDVIKSQFHTKVVLSDDRINVEGEGAPNVVGLFKRSSEDICSVNKYDCDLADLPVILLQQVASQVIRWLHEEALMVGIKTNRYFLSLAFDLEQGESVSLVAHVDPEDIQGGISWWLVMEDGFAEDWKLQMEIYDGTPEYRKFLGHLNLDVLYSTMMDLVTLSDGGGNH from the exons ATGGAGGGGAACCTAGAAATCTCCttggataagcttcccgttaaaCGCCTCGACGCCATCGAGGAAAACGGCCTCGAGCGATACCCTCC CGAGTCTAGCTACGACGAGAAGCGAGTGTCGCTTATACGGCGAATAGACTTCGCGTGGGCGGTGGAGGAAGACGAAGAAAAGGAGAGAAAGAAGAAGCAAAAGAAGAATAGTTCTAAAGATGCCTCCGCCACGTGGCAGTGGCAGAGCATGGTGGAGAATCTCCAATTGGCTCATCAGGAGCTTTCCGTCATCATCGACCTTATCAACACT CATCTGGGAAAATACTTCAAACAGTCTGCCAATGCTTTGGAACAGCAGATTGCTAGGGAAGCAAGATTTTATGGTGCTCTAATCAG GACCCATGGCTCGGTTGGGCAGCACACAAGAAACACTGAGAAAGAATCAATGAGCGATGATGAGTATGTCAAAGAAACACATTTGCTCCTTCGCGATGTTCATCAATCAATCTTCAATGATCAG GTATTTGACATGTTGAATTGTGAAGCATTCAACCAATCTGTTGGAGTCAATGTAACTGGAATGCGAGAAAATTATCTACAATTGAGCATAGGTCAAGGAACCTCTCTATTCATATCACTTGTGCCATCTAGTGAGGGTGACAATCAGGCTGTTGACACTGCCAATACGCAGAATGTAGATTCTGCAATTGTACCTTTGGACTCGTTTGATGAGGTGAAATTCGGAGAACGAAAACATGATACTCCTACAATGAAAAAGAAATGGGGTTTCCCTCATCGTATCAGTTGTGAAATTTATCTGCAGCAAATTGTTCATGAACATGCATTTCTAAAAGCAAAGGATAAACCAAATTTATCTGGTACTCCAGTATCTGGCCAATCAGGAAAGGATGGACCTGGTCTTCTGGGTCATTTCTGTCTGTCTCTGGCTCATAGAATCTTTTCGAGCAGAGTTCTTATAGAGCTGGAAAATGTG GTATGCAGGGTTCCATATCTCCATTTAATGACCCACCCAACTTGGCATTCACGGAAATCATCTTGGACAATCTTTATGAAAGTTCCTCAGTCCATTCTTCATGCAGAGTCCCAATCCCCAAGATCAGACTTCCAGAACATTAAGGATGttataaaatcacaatttcataccaAGGTGGTGCTGAGTGATGACCGTATAAATGTTGAAGGGGAAGGTGCTCCTAATGTTGTTGGCCTGTTCAAAAGAAGCTCTGAGGACATATGTTCTGTAAACAAATATGACTGCGACTTGGCTGATCTTCCTGTTATATTACTTCAGCAG GTTGCAAGCCAAGTTATTCGTTGGCTTCATGAGGAAGCTCTTATGGTGGGAATAAAAACAAACAGATATTTTCTGAGCTTGGCTTTTGATCTAGAACAGGGGGAGAGTGTTAGCCTGGTGGCCCATGTGGACCCAGAAGACATACAAGGCGGCATCTCTTGGTGGTTAGTAATGGAAGATGGGTTTGCAGAGGATTGGAAACTTCAAATGGAAATTTATGATGGTACACCTGAGTATAGAAAATTTTTGGGTCATTTAAATTTGGATGTATTATACTCAACAATGATGGACTTGGTTACCTTGAGCGATGGAGGTGGAAACCACTGA
- the LOC107907348 gene encoding mediator of RNA polymerase II transcription subunit 17 isoform X4: MTRPKPLPNELMSDLAVSAATKLQCYRHLGKYFKQSANALEQQIAREARFYGALIRLQQNWKVKRQRVAGPGPASSNEGFSIDLFDNSLYSSTPMSRPSSLSSIRVEHDSAGMLSINLPPNSCHSLHFGFLGVHSADIPKEFNKIRTHGSVGQHTRNTEKESMSDDEYVKETHLLLRDVHQSIFNDQVFDMLNCEAFNQSVGVNVTGMRENYLQLSIGQGTSLFISLVPSSEGDNQAVDTANTQNVDSAIVPLDSFDEVKFGERKHDTPTMKKKWGFPHRISCEIYLQQIVHEHAFLKAKDKPNLSGTPVSGQSGKDGPGLLGHFCLSLAHRIFSSRVLIELENVVCRVPYLHLMTHPTWHSRKSSWTIFMKVPQSILHAESQSPRSDFQNIKDVIKSQFHTKVVLSDDRINVEGEGAPNVVGLFKRSSEDICSVNKYDCDLADLPVILLQQVASQVIRWLHEEALMVGIKTNRYFLSLAFDLEQGESVSLVAHVDPEDIQGGISWWLVMEDGFAEDWKLQMEIYDGTPEYRKFLGHLNLDVLYSTMMDLVTLSDGGGNH; this comes from the exons ATGACCAGGCCTAAGCCATTACCTAATGAGCTTATGTCTGATCTTGCCGTATCTGCTGCAACCAAGCTGCAATGTTACCGg CATCTGGGAAAATACTTCAAACAGTCTGCCAATGCTTTGGAACAGCAGATTGCTAGGGAAGCAAGATTTTATGGTGCTCTAATCAG ATTGCAGCAAAATTGGAAAGTTAAACGACAGCGAGTGGCAGGTCCAGGCCCAGCTTCTAGCAATGAAGGCTTCTCTATTGATCTTTTTGATAATTCATTATATAGTTCAACACCAATGTCTCGCCCGTCTTCTTTATCTTCTATACGTGTTGAACATGATTCAGCTGGGATGTTGTCTATCAACTTACCTCCAAATTCATGCCACTCTCTTCATTTTGGTTTTCTTGGTGTGCATTCTGCTGATATACCAAAAGAATTTAATAAGATCAGGACCCATGGCTCGGTTGGGCAGCACACAAGAAACACTGAGAAAGAATCAATGAGCGATGATGAGTATGTCAAAGAAACACATTTGCTCCTTCGCGATGTTCATCAATCAATCTTCAATGATCAG GTATTTGACATGTTGAATTGTGAAGCATTCAACCAATCTGTTGGAGTCAATGTAACTGGAATGCGAGAAAATTATCTACAATTGAGCATAGGTCAAGGAACCTCTCTATTCATATCACTTGTGCCATCTAGTGAGGGTGACAATCAGGCTGTTGACACTGCCAATACGCAGAATGTAGATTCTGCAATTGTACCTTTGGACTCGTTTGATGAGGTGAAATTCGGAGAACGAAAACATGATACTCCTACAATGAAAAAGAAATGGGGTTTCCCTCATCGTATCAGTTGTGAAATTTATCTGCAGCAAATTGTTCATGAACATGCATTTCTAAAAGCAAAGGATAAACCAAATTTATCTGGTACTCCAGTATCTGGCCAATCAGGAAAGGATGGACCTGGTCTTCTGGGTCATTTCTGTCTGTCTCTGGCTCATAGAATCTTTTCGAGCAGAGTTCTTATAGAGCTGGAAAATGTG GTATGCAGGGTTCCATATCTCCATTTAATGACCCACCCAACTTGGCATTCACGGAAATCATCTTGGACAATCTTTATGAAAGTTCCTCAGTCCATTCTTCATGCAGAGTCCCAATCCCCAAGATCAGACTTCCAGAACATTAAGGATGttataaaatcacaatttcataccaAGGTGGTGCTGAGTGATGACCGTATAAATGTTGAAGGGGAAGGTGCTCCTAATGTTGTTGGCCTGTTCAAAAGAAGCTCTGAGGACATATGTTCTGTAAACAAATATGACTGCGACTTGGCTGATCTTCCTGTTATATTACTTCAGCAG GTTGCAAGCCAAGTTATTCGTTGGCTTCATGAGGAAGCTCTTATGGTGGGAATAAAAACAAACAGATATTTTCTGAGCTTGGCTTTTGATCTAGAACAGGGGGAGAGTGTTAGCCTGGTGGCCCATGTGGACCCAGAAGACATACAAGGCGGCATCTCTTGGTGGTTAGTAATGGAAGATGGGTTTGCAGAGGATTGGAAACTTCAAATGGAAATTTATGATGGTACACCTGAGTATAGAAAATTTTTGGGTCATTTAAATTTGGATGTATTATACTCAACAATGATGGACTTGGTTACCTTGAGCGATGGAGGTGGAAACCACTGA